A genomic window from Pseudonocardia broussonetiae includes:
- a CDS encoding (Fe-S)-binding protein yields MNLFDPQLLDRCISCGFCLPACPTYALTGDEGSSPRGRITLMRALDTGVLDVDDPRVREEASFCLGCRACEPVCPAGVQYGQLLETWRDLEWAGRDRPLVARLLTTVTAVTPLLRLLGLVRRPARGAGPPDRSLMLGCVERGLFPGVSRAVRRLLPGIAVPPAQGCCGALHAHNGDSQRGEELAHRLGEQLPGVVVTTSGGCAAHLATVLGRERVQELSEHLVATGTTPVGEVRVGGRRARVALQDSCHLRNGLGVAAQPRALVAAVADLVPVPGEATCCGAAGTYSLLRPGDSRRILDPKLDAVEAAGVDYVVTVNPGCLRQLDQGLRRRRSRVRAVHLADLLLDAAGGRALPRPRRRALRAGRG; encoded by the coding sequence ATGAACCTGTTCGACCCGCAGCTGCTCGACCGCTGCATCTCCTGCGGGTTCTGCCTGCCCGCCTGCCCGACTTACGCCCTCACCGGCGACGAGGGCTCCTCCCCGCGCGGGCGGATCACCCTGATGCGGGCGCTGGACACCGGCGTCCTCGACGTCGACGACCCGCGCGTGCGCGAGGAGGCGTCGTTCTGCCTGGGCTGCCGGGCGTGCGAGCCGGTGTGCCCGGCGGGCGTGCAGTACGGGCAGCTGCTGGAGACCTGGCGCGACCTGGAGTGGGCCGGGCGCGACCGCCCGCTCGTCGCGCGGCTGCTCACCACGGTCACCGCGGTGACGCCGCTGCTGCGGCTGCTGGGCCTGGTCCGCCGCCCGGCCCGGGGCGCGGGGCCGCCCGACCGGTCGCTGATGCTGGGCTGCGTCGAGCGCGGCCTGTTCCCCGGGGTCAGCCGGGCCGTCCGCCGGCTCCTGCCCGGCATCGCCGTGCCGCCCGCGCAGGGCTGCTGCGGTGCGCTGCACGCCCACAACGGCGACTCGCAGCGCGGCGAGGAGCTCGCCCACCGGCTCGGGGAGCAGCTGCCCGGCGTCGTCGTCACCACCTCGGGCGGGTGCGCCGCCCACCTGGCCACGGTGCTGGGCCGCGAGCGCGTGCAGGAGCTGAGCGAGCACCTCGTCGCCACCGGCACGACCCCGGTCGGCGAGGTCCGGGTCGGCGGGCGCCGCGCACGGGTGGCGCTCCAGGACTCCTGCCACCTGCGCAACGGGCTCGGCGTCGCCGCGCAGCCGCGCGCGCTGGTCGCCGCGGTCGCCGACCTCGTGCCCGTGCCCGGCGAGGCGACGTGCTGCGGCGCCGCGGGCACGTACTCGCTGCTGCGCCCCGGCGACAGCCGCCGCATCCTCGACCCCAAGCTCGACGCCGTGGAGGCCGCGGGCGTCGACTACGTGGTGACGGTCAACCCCGGGTGCCTGCGCCAGCTCGACCAGGGGCTGCGGCGGCGTCGCAGCCGCGTCCGCGCGGTGCACCTGGCCGACCTGCTGCTCGACGCCGCGGGCGGCCGCGCACTGCCCCGGCCGCGCCGGCGCGCGCTGCGGGCGGGCCGCGGCTGA
- a CDS encoding TIGR03557 family F420-dependent LLM class oxidoreductase: protein MEIGYKLASEAFGPQEIIRQAVRAEEVGFDFVEMSDHFHPWLDNQGHSSFTWSVLGAIAARTSRIRLVTGVTCPMIRYHPAVVAQAAATMALVSDDRFTLGVGAGERLNEHVVGRGFPAVGPRHAMFREALEIIRLLWRGGYRSYRGTYLQLEDARVFDLPERLPEIAVAASGPSSARIAAELGDDLFATDADPDLVAHYRDAGGRGGGYAEVSLAWAPDVDTAAQAALSTNRWGLTGWKVMSELPNPVNFDAATTTVRVEDVIGKFACGPDPERHMELVSSYLDAGFERIVLMNAGPDPDGFLDFYRDELAGRIRERAQPAAAAAGGA, encoded by the coding sequence ATGGAGATCGGCTACAAGCTCGCCAGTGAGGCGTTCGGCCCGCAGGAGATCATCCGCCAGGCGGTCCGGGCCGAGGAGGTGGGCTTCGACTTCGTGGAGATGAGCGACCACTTCCACCCCTGGCTGGACAACCAGGGCCACAGCTCGTTCACGTGGAGCGTGCTGGGCGCGATCGCCGCCCGGACCTCGCGGATCCGGCTGGTGACCGGCGTCACGTGCCCGATGATCCGCTACCACCCGGCGGTCGTCGCGCAGGCTGCGGCGACGATGGCGCTGGTGTCCGACGACCGGTTCACCCTCGGCGTCGGCGCGGGCGAGCGGCTCAACGAGCACGTCGTCGGCCGCGGCTTCCCGGCGGTCGGCCCGCGCCACGCCATGTTCCGCGAGGCGCTGGAGATCATCCGGCTGCTGTGGCGGGGCGGGTACCGCTCCTACCGGGGCACCTACCTGCAACTGGAGGACGCGCGGGTGTTCGACCTCCCCGAGCGGCTGCCGGAGATCGCGGTGGCCGCGAGCGGCCCGTCGTCGGCCCGGATCGCCGCCGAGCTGGGTGACGACCTCTTCGCCACCGACGCCGACCCCGACCTCGTGGCGCACTACCGCGACGCGGGCGGGCGCGGGGGCGGGTACGCCGAGGTGTCGCTGGCGTGGGCGCCCGATGTCGACACCGCGGCGCAGGCGGCGCTGTCGACGAACCGGTGGGGCCTGACGGGCTGGAAGGTGATGAGCGAGCTGCCCAACCCCGTCAACTTCGACGCCGCGACGACGACGGTGCGCGTGGAGGACGTGATCGGGAAGTTCGCGTGCGGACCCGACCCGGAGCGGCACATGGAGCTGGTGTCGTCCTACCTCGACGCCGGGTTCGAGCGGATCGTGCTGATGAACGCCGGCCCCGACCCCGACGGGTTCCTCGACTTCTACCGCGACGAGCTCGCCGGTCGCATCCGGGAACGCGCGCAGCCGGCCGCTGCTGCGGCCGGCGGTGCGTAG
- a CDS encoding phosphate signaling complex PhoU family protein has translation MREELRRELDGLGAHLALMCGCAGSSMERAVRAVLRADLPLAEAVIGEEAHMEHLRAEGAGCAHRLLMLQAPVARDLRRVVTAMQAGERIARMGGLASHVAGVARRRHPDRALPAELAAPFAEMAALAVGLARRVGDGCAAPLQEQWAERERDDDRVDALHRDLLATVRRPEAGYDVRTGVDVALLTRFVERFADQAVSVARRLDDVVAVRAGGVRG, from the coding sequence GTGCGCGAGGAGCTCCGCCGCGAGCTCGACGGGCTCGGGGCGCACCTGGCCCTGATGTGCGGCTGCGCCGGGTCGTCGATGGAGCGGGCCGTCCGGGCCGTGCTGCGCGCCGACCTCCCGCTCGCCGAGGCCGTGATCGGCGAGGAGGCGCACATGGAGCACCTGCGCGCCGAGGGTGCCGGGTGCGCCCACCGGCTGCTGATGCTGCAGGCGCCGGTGGCGCGCGACCTGCGCCGCGTCGTCACCGCGATGCAGGCGGGCGAGCGGATCGCCCGGATGGGTGGGCTCGCCTCCCACGTCGCCGGGGTCGCCCGCCGACGCCACCCCGACCGGGCCCTGCCCGCCGAGCTGGCGGCGCCCTTCGCCGAGATGGCCGCGCTCGCCGTCGGGCTCGCGCGGCGCGTCGGGGACGGCTGCGCGGCCCCGCTCCAGGAGCAGTGGGCCGAGCGCGAGCGCGACGACGACCGGGTCGACGCGCTGCACCGCGACCTGCTCGCGACCGTGCGCCGCCCCGAGGCCGGGTACGACGTGCGCACCGGTGTGGACGTCGCCCTGCTGACCCGGTTCGTCGAGCGCTTCGCCGACCAGGCCGTGTCGGTGGCGCGCCGGCTCGACGACGTGGTGGCGGTGCGCGCCGGCGGCGTGCGGGGCTGA